The Mycolicibacterium smegmatis genome has a window encoding:
- the nei2 gene encoding endonuclease VIII Nei2, giving the protein MPEGDTVFHTAAALRAALEGKTLTRCDVRVPRYATVDLSGAVVDEVLSRGKHLFIRAGSASIHSHLKMEGAWRIGHTKVAPHRIRIVLETADTRAIGIDLGILEVLDRGTDMDAVAYLGPDLLGPDWEPRVAADNLAADPDRPLAQALLDQRVMAGVGNVYCNELCFVFGRLPTAPVGTLKDPLRVVQHARDMLWLNRSRWNRTTTGDTRNGRQLWVYGRAGEPCRRCGTLIQTDRGGERVTYWCPVCQTAS; this is encoded by the coding sequence ATGCCCGAAGGCGACACCGTGTTCCACACCGCGGCAGCATTGCGCGCCGCCCTGGAAGGCAAGACGCTCACGCGGTGCGATGTGCGGGTGCCGCGCTACGCCACGGTGGATCTGAGCGGTGCGGTGGTCGACGAGGTGCTCAGCCGCGGCAAACATCTGTTCATCCGTGCCGGATCGGCAAGCATCCACTCGCACCTCAAGATGGAGGGCGCCTGGCGGATCGGGCACACCAAGGTCGCGCCCCATCGCATCCGCATCGTGCTGGAGACCGCCGACACCCGCGCGATCGGCATCGACCTGGGGATCCTGGAGGTCCTCGACCGCGGTACCGACATGGACGCCGTCGCCTACCTGGGCCCGGACCTGCTGGGGCCGGACTGGGAACCGCGCGTCGCTGCGGACAATCTCGCGGCCGACCCGGACCGTCCGCTGGCGCAGGCCCTGCTCGACCAGCGGGTGATGGCAGGGGTCGGCAATGTCTACTGCAACGAGTTGTGTTTCGTGTTCGGCCGCCTGCCCACCGCACCGGTCGGCACCCTGAAGGATCCGCTGCGCGTCGTGCAACACGCGAGGGACATGTTGTGGCTCAACCGCTCCCGCTGGAACCGCACCACCACCGGTGACACCCGCAACGGCCGCCAGCTGTGGGTGTACGGCCGCGCCGGTGAACCGTGCCGCCGCTGCGGCACGTTGATCCAGACCGATCGCGGTGGTGAGCGCGTCACCTATTGGTGCCCCGTGTGCCAAACGGCGTCCTGA
- a CDS encoding cupin domain-containing protein gives MKLLSTSLLAILAVGSPAIAHATPPKGVSATVLSKQTVDGKDYIVSDITIQPGGSTGWHTHEGLIYGIVKTGVLTHYGSDCKQDGEFGPGTPITDPTGADHVHIGRNEGSAPLVLEVTYVDPAGAPTSDSTPSPGCNFD, from the coding sequence GTGAAGTTACTGTCAACCTCGCTGCTCGCCATCCTCGCCGTGGGATCCCCGGCGATCGCGCACGCGACCCCGCCGAAGGGGGTGAGCGCCACTGTGCTGTCCAAGCAGACGGTGGACGGCAAGGACTACATCGTCAGTGACATCACGATCCAGCCGGGTGGCAGCACCGGATGGCACACCCACGAGGGACTGATCTACGGCATCGTCAAGACCGGTGTGCTCACGCATTACGGATCGGACTGCAAGCAGGACGGCGAATTCGGTCCCGGCACGCCCATCACCGATCCCACCGGTGCCGATCACGTCCACATCGGACGCAACGAGGGCTCGGCGCCTCTGGTGCTCGAGGTCACCTACGTCGACCCGGCGGGCGCCCCGACGTCGGACAGCACGCCCAGTCCGGGGTGCAACTTCGACTGA
- a CDS encoding 5'-methylthioadenosine/adenosylhomocysteine nucleosidase, which translates to MTIGLICALPQELAHLRDLMGDVDVVHHAHTTFEAGTLDGREVVVAGTGMGKVNAALVTTLLIHGFGCRTTVFSGVAGGLDPDLNVGDVIVAERVVQHDAGLIENEQLQTYQAGHVPFINPTDRLGYDVDPALLGKVRAALEDLHLPGLSTRAGGQGRPAQIAYGTVLSGDQYLHSAPTRDRLHAQFGGRAVEMEGGAVAQVAEAFGADWLVIRALSDLAGEDSRFEFDQFAGEVAAASCAVLRTLLPVL; encoded by the coding sequence GTGACAATCGGTTTGATCTGCGCACTGCCGCAGGAACTGGCCCATCTGCGCGACCTCATGGGCGACGTCGACGTTGTTCACCACGCGCACACGACTTTCGAGGCCGGGACGCTCGACGGGCGTGAGGTGGTGGTTGCCGGCACGGGCATGGGCAAGGTCAACGCCGCGCTCGTGACGACCCTGCTGATCCACGGTTTCGGTTGCCGCACAACCGTTTTCTCGGGTGTCGCGGGTGGCTTGGACCCGGATCTGAACGTCGGGGACGTCATCGTGGCCGAGCGGGTGGTCCAGCATGATGCGGGCCTGATCGAGAACGAACAGCTGCAGACCTACCAGGCCGGCCACGTCCCGTTCATCAATCCCACCGACCGCCTCGGCTATGACGTCGACCCGGCCTTGCTCGGCAAGGTCAGGGCTGCGCTTGAGGATCTTCACCTGCCTGGGCTGTCGACGCGTGCGGGTGGGCAGGGCCGCCCGGCTCAGATCGCCTACGGCACAGTTCTTTCAGGTGACCAGTACCTGCATTCTGCGCCGACCCGGGACCGGTTGCACGCCCAGTTCGGAGGCCGTGCCGTCGAGATGGAGGGCGGTGCGGTGGCCCAGGTCGCCGAGGCGTTCGGTGCGGATTGGCTGGTGATCCGGGCACTGTCGGATCTCGCCGGTGAGGATTCCCGGTTCGAGTTCGACCAGTTCGCCGGCGAGGTCGCCGCCGCATCCTGTGCGGTGCTGCGCACGTTGCTGCCCGTGCTCTGA
- a CDS encoding cupin domain-containing protein gives MTTSKGDISQFGPNAPGYTWVFSGDVPAREPFPGITIKLLWEGDNGAKAVITEIAPGAVWGKEDHHNPGPEEVYVVSGVFNDGVNDYPAGTFLHAPAGSWHVPQSKEGCVLFLFYPEG, from the coding sequence ATGACCACATCGAAAGGCGACATCTCGCAGTTCGGCCCGAATGCCCCCGGGTACACCTGGGTCTTCTCGGGTGACGTGCCGGCCAGAGAACCGTTTCCGGGCATCACGATCAAGCTCCTGTGGGAGGGCGACAACGGCGCCAAGGCCGTCATCACCGAGATCGCGCCCGGCGCCGTCTGGGGCAAGGAGGATCACCACAACCCGGGACCCGAGGAGGTCTACGTCGTCTCGGGTGTGTTCAACGACGGTGTGAACGATTATCCGGCCGGCACGTTCCTGCACGCACCTGCCGGTTCCTGGCACGTTCCGCAGTCGAAAGAGGGCTGCGTGTTGTTCCTGTTCTATCCCGAGGGCTGA